The following coding sequences lie in one Megalodesulfovibrio gigas DSM 1382 = ATCC 19364 genomic window:
- a CDS encoding OmpA family protein: protein MAKPKNCPPPKKCAEQECEEGLPPWLATFADLATNMLCFFVLLLSFAQMDVQKFKDMIGSIKEAFGVQTRRPDAPYSAFSPSKLERKEVKMTQDDRAMLGMVVQLNTLLDDDDLKKSTKVTTDDVGVIMRVDNDALFEPGTATLKPGADKALAKVIAILKEHNYDLVVRGHTDDRPTSNNLYPSNWELSSARAATALRSIIEKGDIRSSRLKAVGYADSQPLLPNNSDENRQTNRRTEFFFHRPGDRSW, encoded by the coding sequence ATGGCGAAACCAAAAAACTGTCCGCCGCCGAAAAAATGCGCCGAGCAGGAATGCGAGGAGGGGCTGCCGCCCTGGCTGGCGACATTTGCCGACCTTGCCACCAACATGCTCTGCTTCTTCGTGCTGCTGCTGTCCTTTGCGCAGATGGACGTGCAGAAGTTCAAAGATATGATCGGCTCCATCAAGGAGGCCTTCGGCGTGCAGACCAGGCGGCCGGACGCCCCCTACTCCGCCTTTTCGCCGTCCAAGCTTGAGCGCAAGGAAGTCAAGATGACCCAGGATGACCGGGCCATGCTGGGCATGGTGGTCCAGCTCAACACCTTGCTCGATGATGACGATCTGAAAAAATCCACCAAAGTCACCACCGACGACGTGGGCGTGATCATGCGCGTGGACAACGACGCCCTCTTCGAGCCCGGCACCGCCACCCTCAAGCCGGGAGCCGACAAGGCCCTGGCCAAGGTCATCGCCATCCTCAAGGAACACAACTACGATCTGGTGGTCCGGGGCCATACGGACGACCGTCCCACCAGCAACAACCTCTACCCCAGCAACTGGGAGCTCTCCTCGGCCCGGGCCGCCACGGCCCTGCGTTCCATCATCGAAAAAGGCGACATCCGCTCCAGCCGGCTCAAGGCTGTGGGCTATGCCGACTCCCAGCCCCTCTTGCCCAACAATTCCGACGAAAACCGCCAGACCAACCGGCGCACGGAATTCTTCTTCCATCGCCCGGGAGATCGAAGCTGGTGA
- a CDS encoding CgeB family protein, whose amino-acid sequence MTTARIDLLQQDGQLQDVVITQEGRTRRMAGRQGREREAALVQDALPPARSLPVLLGAGLGAALEAVLQAHPGPVAVVDKEADILAATGLVAQYPQVAWVLDATPEAALASLTRWQMAHGGAPFHPIALPFYLRQDRSHYQVLADRLAASQVHNFWEKARQPRFRNWPPRILGVTSQYFLMGEVQAACTRLGVPLHCIHIEDQEIGAGRFMEELLTAVLEFKPDFLFTINHLGVDREGVLISLLEQMRLPMASWFVDNPHLILHLYQQVVHPLTAIFTWDRDNLPSLKALGFEHVHYLPLGTDAHRFRPGAPAWPGMPRAGASFVGNSMVFKVGHRLRKARPPRRLLLEYRNLAREFGASDCRGVLEFLQEQHPDRYADWQALPTAERRLALEAMLTWEATRQYRVACVAGILPLHPLICGDKGWPILFRHRPEPWTWHPELSYYDHLPAFYPAQAVNLNTTSKQMKGAVNQRVFDCPACGAFVLTDMREQLADLFEPGTEVAVYEHPDEVESLARHYLTHPAERLRIVAAARARVLAEHTYDRRILALCEQMQATFG is encoded by the coding sequence GTGACAACGGCACGCATCGACCTGTTGCAGCAGGACGGCCAACTGCAGGATGTGGTCATCACCCAGGAGGGCCGCACCCGGCGCATGGCCGGCCGCCAGGGCCGGGAGCGCGAAGCCGCCCTGGTGCAGGACGCCCTGCCCCCGGCGCGCAGCCTGCCCGTGCTCCTGGGCGCCGGCCTGGGCGCAGCCCTGGAGGCCGTGCTGCAGGCGCATCCCGGCCCCGTGGCCGTGGTGGACAAGGAGGCGGACATCCTGGCCGCCACCGGCCTTGTGGCGCAATACCCGCAGGTGGCCTGGGTCCTCGATGCCACCCCCGAAGCCGCCCTCGCCAGCCTGACCCGCTGGCAGATGGCCCACGGCGGCGCGCCCTTCCATCCCATCGCCCTGCCCTTTTACCTGCGCCAGGACCGCAGCCACTATCAGGTCCTGGCGGACCGCCTCGCCGCCAGCCAGGTCCACAATTTTTGGGAAAAGGCCCGCCAGCCCCGCTTCCGCAACTGGCCGCCGCGCATCCTGGGCGTCACCAGCCAGTATTTTCTCATGGGCGAGGTGCAGGCCGCCTGCACCCGGCTGGGCGTGCCCCTGCACTGCATCCACATTGAGGATCAGGAAATCGGCGCCGGCCGGTTCATGGAAGAGCTGCTCACGGCCGTGCTGGAGTTCAAGCCGGATTTCCTGTTCACCATCAACCACCTGGGCGTGGACCGCGAGGGCGTGCTCATCTCCCTGCTGGAGCAGATGCGCCTGCCCATGGCCTCCTGGTTTGTGGACAACCCGCACCTCATCCTGCATCTGTACCAGCAGGTGGTGCATCCCCTCACGGCCATTTTCACCTGGGACCGGGACAACCTGCCCTCCCTCAAGGCCCTGGGCTTCGAGCACGTCCACTATCTGCCCCTGGGCACGGACGCCCACCGCTTCCGCCCCGGTGCGCCAGCCTGGCCGGGCATGCCCCGGGCCGGGGCGAGCTTCGTGGGCAATTCCATGGTCTTCAAGGTGGGCCACCGGCTCAGGAAGGCACGGCCGCCGCGGCGTCTGCTGCTGGAATACCGCAATCTGGCCCGCGAATTCGGTGCGAGCGACTGCCGCGGCGTGCTGGAATTTCTGCAGGAGCAGCACCCGGACCGGTATGCGGACTGGCAGGCCCTGCCCACGGCCGAACGCCGTCTGGCCCTGGAAGCCATGCTCACCTGGGAGGCCACCCGGCAGTATCGCGTTGCCTGCGTGGCCGGAATCCTGCCCCTGCATCCCCTCATCTGCGGCGACAAGGGCTGGCCCATCCTGTTCCGCCACCGTCCCGAACCCTGGACCTGGCATCCGGAGCTGAGCTATTACGACCACCTGCCGGCGTTCTATCCCGCCCAGGCCGTCAACCTGAACACCACCAGCAAGCAGATGAAGGGCGCGGTGAACCAGCGCGTCTTCGATTGTCCGGCCTGTGGGGCCTTCGTGCTCACGGACATGCGCGAACAGCTGGCGGATCTCTTTGAGCCGGGCACGGAGGTGGCCGTGTACGAACATCCGGACGAGGTGGAATCCCTCGCCCGTCATTATCTGACCCACCCTGCCGAACGCCTGCGCATCGTCGCCGCAGCCAGGGCCCGCGTGCTGGCCGAACACACCTACGACCGCCGCATCCTGGCCCTGTGCGAACAGATGCAGGCCACCTTCGGGTAG
- a CDS encoding glycosyltransferase family 9 protein: MSSEPILVLQMQRMGDLLLTFPLLLWLTRRYPGHPLWVVAERRFFEPLLPLSPKAAYVDWTEAEGLKAHRFKMLLNLSHRPEAAWLAGVLQAETRLGPVRTPNGATYIHGDWQLYRASLVHNNRHNRFHWAELNALDCVPLREIQATSMPSPRTPPQDTPAVGLFLGASEAAKRPTPAFWAALARELLARNVRPVLLGGPGDVALGREVQAALAAPVADLCGRFDLSAFARMGQTLGLMITPDTGPMHLAAWTGLKTINLSMGPVSPWETGPHSPGHLVVQAAMSCTGCWRCTRGESPCCREAFPPTAIAALARRFLVTADPLQLPIRRLERLRLFATGRDARGLYALIPLDPTQPPPAREALSGLWRDFMGHAFGLWDDAAPRAAWQALQHAHPVLGMRFRKGLGELGRCLSQALRTRSPLEEAFWAAHPPLLRPLASVLQLTLQNHDFSPQGYARALSLVERAHGLTR, translated from the coding sequence ATGTCCTCCGAGCCTATCCTTGTCCTGCAGATGCAGCGCATGGGCGACCTGCTGCTCACCTTCCCGCTGCTGCTCTGGCTGACCCGACGCTACCCCGGGCATCCCTTGTGGGTGGTGGCCGAGCGACGCTTCTTCGAGCCCCTCCTGCCCCTGAGCCCCAAGGCCGCCTATGTGGACTGGACCGAAGCCGAGGGACTCAAGGCGCATCGCTTCAAGATGCTCCTCAACCTCAGCCACCGGCCCGAGGCCGCCTGGCTGGCCGGCGTGCTCCAGGCCGAAACCCGCCTGGGGCCGGTGCGCACCCCGAATGGCGCCACCTACATTCATGGCGACTGGCAGTTGTATCGCGCCTCCCTGGTGCACAACAACCGGCACAATCGCTTCCACTGGGCCGAATTGAACGCCCTGGACTGCGTGCCCCTGCGAGAGATCCAGGCCACCTCCATGCCCTCCCCCCGCACCCCGCCCCAGGATACGCCTGCCGTGGGGCTGTTCCTGGGCGCGAGCGAAGCGGCCAAGCGGCCGACACCGGCCTTCTGGGCGGCCCTGGCCCGGGAACTGCTGGCCCGCAATGTGCGGCCTGTGCTCCTGGGCGGTCCTGGGGATGTGGCCCTGGGCCGGGAGGTGCAGGCCGCCCTGGCTGCACCCGTGGCCGATCTCTGCGGCCGGTTCGACCTGAGCGCCTTCGCCCGCATGGGGCAGACGCTGGGGTTGATGATCACCCCGGATACAGGCCCCATGCATCTGGCCGCCTGGACCGGGCTCAAGACCATCAACCTGTCCATGGGGCCTGTCAGTCCCTGGGAAACGGGCCCGCACTCGCCGGGGCATCTGGTGGTCCAGGCCGCCATGAGCTGCACCGGCTGCTGGCGCTGCACCCGCGGCGAATCCCCCTGCTGCCGCGAGGCCTTCCCGCCCACGGCCATCGCCGCCCTGGCCCGACGGTTTCTGGTGACGGCCGATCCCCTGCAACTGCCCATCCGCCGCCTGGAGCGACTGCGCCTCTTTGCCACCGGCCGCGATGCCCGGGGCCTGTACGCCCTGATCCCCCTGGATCCAACCCAGCCGCCCCCGGCCCGGGAAGCGCTTTCCGGCCTGTGGCGGGACTTCATGGGCCACGCCTTCGGCCTGTGGGACGATGCCGCCCCCCGCGCCGCCTGGCAGGCCCTGCAACACGCCCATCCCGTGCTGGGCATGCGCTTCCGCAAAGGCCTTGGCGAGCTGGGCCGATGCCTCTCCCAGGCCCTGCGCACCCGCTCGCCCCTGGAGGAGGCCTTCTGGGCCGCGCACCCGCCCCTGCTGCGGCCCCTGGCCAGCGTGCTGCAGCTCACCCTCCAGAATCACGACTTCTCCCCCCAGGGCTACGCCCGGGCGCTCTCCCTCGTGGAACGCGCCCACGGGCTGACCCGCTGA